Proteins from a genomic interval of Candidatus Fokinia cryptica:
- the ychF gene encoding redox-regulated ATPase YchF — protein sequence MSVACGIVGLPNVGKSTLFNSVLGKEEAEAANYPFCTIEPNKGMVVVSDKRLEILADIEGSRNIIYSTVELVDIAGLVKGASKGEGLGNQFLGHIREVDVIAHVVRCFADSETHHVDGSVDPKRDILVIQNELILSDLATIEKRLERSDKKSKAERESQVTLLKLCQEYLLINDVKGVINLVNEENEKFFKELGLLSMKKQIYVANIGEEDVSKSGNEYSQIVQEIATLENKRAVILSAKLESTLALMNREERQFFLENYGLKEGAVGRLGKALYDELNFITFFTVGPQEARAWKIKRGTTAPKAAGEIHSDFERGFIKANVCSYEDYCKYGGEQKAREHGKIRIEGKEYIVNDGDVVHFKFNV from the coding sequence ATGAGCGTAGCGTGTGGCATAGTTGGATTACCTAATGTTGGTAAATCTACTCTCTTCAATAGTGTACTTGGAAAGGAAGAAGCAGAAGCTGCTAATTATCCTTTTTGCACCATAGAACCAAATAAAGGCATGGTAGTAGTTTCAGATAAAAGACTTGAAATACTTGCCGATATAGAAGGTTCTCGCAATATTATTTACTCTACCGTAGAACTTGTAGACATTGCAGGTCTTGTGAAAGGAGCGAGTAAAGGCGAAGGACTTGGTAATCAATTTCTTGGACATATAAGAGAAGTTGATGTTATTGCACATGTCGTAAGATGTTTTGCTGATAGTGAAACTCATCATGTTGACGGGAGTGTTGATCCAAAGCGTGATATCCTCGTAATACAAAATGAGCTTATATTATCTGATCTTGCAACCATTGAAAAAAGACTAGAACGTTCCGATAAGAAAAGTAAGGCTGAAAGAGAGTCACAAGTAACATTATTAAAACTTTGTCAAGAATATCTTCTCATAAATGATGTGAAGGGAGTGATAAATCTTGTAAATGAAGAAAATGAAAAATTTTTTAAGGAACTTGGCTTGTTGAGTATGAAGAAGCAAATATATGTTGCAAATATAGGAGAAGAAGATGTAAGCAAGTCTGGAAATGAGTATTCCCAAATTGTGCAAGAAATAGCAACATTAGAAAATAAAAGAGCAGTTATACTATCCGCTAAGCTTGAATCCACATTAGCTCTTATGAATAGAGAAGAGAGACAGTTTTTTCTAGAGAATTATGGCCTTAAAGAAGGTGCCGTAGGACGATTGGGGAAAGCATTGTATGACGAATTAAATTTCATTACTTTCTTTACAGTTGGTCCACAAGAAGCTCGCGCATGGAAGATAAAAAGAGGCACTACAGCTCCGAAAGCAGCAGGTGAGATACACTCAGATTTTGAGAGAGGCTTTATAAAAGCAAATGTATGCTCATATGAAGATTACTGTAAATACGGTGGAGAGCAAAAAGCGAGAGAACACGGAAAAATTAGAATTGAAGGTAAAGAATATATCGTAAATGATGGTGATGTAGTGCATTTTAAATTTAATGTCTAA
- the rplT gene encoding 50S ribosomal protein L20 yields the protein MARVKRGVVARKRHKKILEMASGYRGRAKSCFRVAIEKVHKGLQYAYRDRKVRKREFRALWIQRLNAALREKGLKYSHFMGLFLKSKIGLNRKMLSEIAIRHPEQFSEIVNRVSAHQ from the coding sequence ATGGCTCGTGTAAAACGTGGTGTAGTTGCTCGCAAGAGACATAAGAAGATTTTGGAAATGGCATCTGGCTATAGGGGACGTGCTAAAAGCTGTTTCAGAGTTGCCATTGAGAAAGTACATAAAGGGTTGCAGTATGCTTATAGAGACAGAAAAGTTCGTAAGCGTGAATTTAGAGCTTTGTGGATACAGAGGCTGAATGCTGCTTTAAGGGAGAAGGGATTAAAGTACTCTCACTTCATGGGACTATTTCTTAAGAGTAAAATTGGCCTGAACAGAAAAATGCTATCAGAAATTGCTATACGTCATCCAGAACAGTTTAGCGAGATAGTAAATAGAGTAAGTGCTCATCAGTAG
- the rpmI gene encoding 50S ribosomal protein L35, with protein MPKLKTKSSVKKRFFQTATGKIRAGQANKRHNMRKRSARQLREQRGTCILPEMERIRIKQYIPYGL; from the coding sequence ATGCCAAAGTTGAAAACTAAGAGTAGCGTAAAAAAGAGGTTCTTTCAGACTGCTACGGGAAAGATAAGAGCTGGGCAAGCGAATAAACGGCATAATATGCGAAAGCGCTCCGCTAGACAACTTAGAGAACAACGTGGTACTTGCATTTTACCAGAAATGGAGCGTATAAGAATAAAGCAGTACATACCATACGGCTTATAG